The sequence CACTCCCGCCCCCAGGCTGCGGGGTCCCCGACATCCACCCCGTGCTCAGCGGCCTGTCCAGGATCGTGAATGGGGAGGACGCTGTCCCCGGCTCCTGGCCCTGGCAGGTGTCCCTGCAGGTGAGGGGGGTTCTGCAAGGCGGGGGGCACCCTGGGTAGGGGCCCGGCTGGGGGTGCCTCCAGGTGGGAGTTGCTGACCCTCCCCATCTTCCTCCCAGGACAAAACCGGCTTCCACTTCTGCGGAGGCTCCCTCATCAGCGAGGACTGGGTGGTCACCGCCGCCCACTGCGGGGTCGGGTGAGGACTGGGCAGCCTCGGGCTCCGCTTCCAGCCCCAGTCGGGTGGGAGGGGAGCAGGACATGTTCTCTCACCCACAACGCTCTGCCCAGGACCTCCGACGCGGTCGTGGCTGGGGAGTTTGACCAGGGCTCTGACGAGGAGAACATCCAGGTCCTGAAGATCGCCAAGGTACCCAGGCCCTGTGCAGCAGAGGGCAGGGGTGTGGGCATGGGGGTAGGCCCCTCGGCTGCTTCAGGGACAGGCGCCCGGTGGGGCCGGGCCGGCCTCGCGGTTCCCATTCCAGCCCTGGGGATGGACTGCTCCTTAATGGGCACCAGGGAAGGAGTCTGTGTCCTCGAAACCTGCAGGTCCTGCCTCCTCCCAGGGCCTCACCCCCGCACTctggcccccacccccaggtcTTCAAGAACCCCCAGTTCAGCATTCTGACCGTTCGCAATGACATCACCCTGCTGAAGCTGGCCACACCTGCCCGCTTCTCCCAGACGGTGTCCGCCGTGTGCCTGCCCAGCGCCGACGACGACTTCCCCGCGGGGACACTGTGTGCCACCACAGGCTGGGGCAAGACCAAGTACAACGGTGAGGGGCCGCGGGGCTGCCTCTGGGGTCGGGGCTGCCCAGCCATGGAGTTCCCCCGTGACCATTTGGCTTTTCTTGTTTGGCTCTAAATTCCAACACGCTCCTAAGTGCCCGTTCTTTATGGAAAATCCTCTGAATTTAAAATCCcccaaatgcaaataaaatccagGTCGGATCATGAGGAGCCTGTACAGGGGTCTTCCGAGCAACGCCCAGCCGGGTGAGCCCT comes from Symphalangus syndactylus isolate Jambi chromosome 11, NHGRI_mSymSyn1-v2.1_pri, whole genome shotgun sequence and encodes:
- the LOC129493262 gene encoding chymotrypsinogen B2, with the protein product MAFLWLLSCWALLGTAFGCGVPDIHPVLSGLSRIVNGEDAVPGSWPWQVSLQDKTGFHFCGGSLISEDWVVTAAHCGVGTSDAVVAGEFDQGSDEENIQVLKIAKVFKNPQFSILTVRNDITLLKLATPARFSQTVSAVCLPSADDDFPAGTLCATTGWGKTKYNANKTPDKLQQAALPLLSNAECQKFWGRKITDVMICAGASGVSSCMGDSGGPLVCQKDEVWTLVGIVSWGSNTCSTSSPGVYARVTKLIPWVQKILAAN